The region TGCTATAGCGTGAGGAGGCAAGTCAAGTGGAAAGCTGCCTAAATAGACAGGAAacctggagaaaagagaagaatccCTGAGTATTGGGTGTAGAGGCCAGTTCTCCTGGTCCTCAATCTGATAATTTTTCTTCTAGATGCCACTGCCTCCCCTTTGCTGCTTCTACCTTAAGAACAGGATCTTACCGCTGGGGCTCTGAAATAAGACTGGAGCACGGGTCAGTGCCTCTGGAGGTATCTCGGGATCCTCTTCATCATCTTCAGAATCATCTTCTATGGCCTCGACTGCCGGCTCGGCTTGCTTTTCGGCTTCAGCCTCACTGGTCTCCTGCATGGGGCATAAGGCTGTCTCTTCTTCCTGGCCGTCACTGGGCCGGGCAGCCACCCGGGCATTCACCAAAGCGTCCATCTCTTCAAAGAAGGGACAGGTCTCTGGTGCTTGGCCATTCTTGACTTTCCGATAGCTGGTCTGTAGGCTCTTAAACTTGGTCCGACACTGCTCCGGTGTCCTGAGGAAGCCATATTCCCATAACCGCTCAGCCACGGCTCCATACAACTGGCTGTTGCGGTGACAGTTCCGAAGGGCTTCGTAAAACTGAGTCTCACTAAGAATTCCAAGGTAGGTCTTTGTCTCTTCATAGCCCCAGTGCACACCTGCCACCAGAAGAGAAGTTTTAGCACCACTTAATGCAGGGCTTTATAGCCGCAATTCCTCAGTCCTAGCATCTGCACCATGAAAAGTCGCCTAAGCTTGGGCTCCTAGGTGAGAAGGCAAGAACACCTCACGTTTCCAAATCAATGCAGACTCTCAGGATGTCCTGCTTCTCTGGTCCATATCAGTTTCACAGAGACCTTGACTCCTACATTCAATTTAAAAGGCCTTTTCAGCTGATCACAGTAGTGATCATTATGTACACTGAGGCAAGTGTACAGAAGGCATTTCCCCATTCTTCTAGCAGTTCTGGAGTTCTGATCCTAACTAGAAAATAACTGGTTACAAGACCTACAGTCAGTCACTGTCAGCCAGGAGCCATCCTTAAATTCTCTGATCAATGTTTTCCTACCAGCCCTACTTCCTTATAAATTAAGTCTCCCAAAGAATGTCTCAAAATCCCAAGGAACagtctttttcagattcataCTGCTGCCTAATGCACTCCCTTTTATGGCCCTTCTTCACCTGGCCACAGTCTCAAAAAGCCAGCCCAACAATAGCAAAGGCCTGAAGGGTACAAGATAAGAACCTGTGGTCATGCACCTTCTCCTTAGTAGCAGAGGACTGGCAGagccaggaggaggaaggaagcagagCATTGAGCACCTCCTGGTCCCCAACATGGGCAGAACTTCATCAGGATGACTAAGAGACTCTGCTCCCTGAAGGTCCCTCAAGCTAAAGGGAAGGGAGGTTCCAAGAGCTTTCCTCCCACTTGAGAGCCAGGTGGCAATGACATTGCTTCCATTATCCTCCACTCTCTGCCAGTGAAGCAATAGGGAAATAAttggaagacagagaaaaagcagTGGAAAAAGACAAGGGCCATGTTTGTGATTTACCTAAATTTATTCCACTgacaaaaagggaaagagaattattttttttttaaaggaaaaagtacaAGACAAGAAGACTAGAACAGAGCAAAAGTAACAACACATAATAAAACGTGGAAGGAATAGATAAGTGTTCACAGTAGAACTGCAGCTTTGGAGTTAGCTCTGTCCATACCTTACAGTTGAGGACACAAACTGTGAAATGCTCCCCTGGCTGATGAGTGGGCAGGATTAGAAACAAAGCCTCCTGCTTCATATGTGGTGCTTTTCCCATAACAGCTTAGTTGTACAGATTACATCAGTAATAATGTGATATTTAAAGATGGTTCCATAGGCAAATAATATTTCAATAGAGTGTTAAACAAGATTTCTTGCTGCAAAACTGGGTCCTGTTAAAATGCCAATATGTGATGCAGATCTCATAGAGGAAACGTAGAAAATGTTTTCCCAACTTTAGACAGTCCTTCACTATGCTCTTTTAAGTAAAAAGGAACACATAATAAACTTGAGTTTggaggataaaaataaaacaccagtTCATATAAGGCACTCAACAGATAAACTGTTTCTCCTTAAAGATACTATACTGCCAAGATTTTCTCAGCCTTCAGTGAttttataatcaggaaaatatattttaagaaagaaacagaaggaatggTACTCCTTTTCAGGACTCACTTGAATTTTGAGtgtatttctttataatatttaatatttttctttacttactaTTAACTCACTGGTTTTCccacaagagaaggaaatacataaagaactgaGAAATACCTCTATTCTCTTAAGTGACAAAGCTGGCAAGTGACATTAAGTTTACTAACTCCACACCCAACCTCATAATTCCTCCGTCTAATCCTAAAATGCCAAGAAGAAAGGCTTACCACTTGGGCTACGGAAAAGGACAGGTGTGGTGGAGCTGTCAGGGTCCCGGGGAGTGGCCTCTTGGCCCACTTCGTCACTGTCGGACTCTTCAGCCGTGGCCTCCTCTCCCCCTTCATGGTGCCAGCCCTCTTGCTCTGGCTCCTTGGTCTCAGCATCACTGCCTCCCAGGCCAGAGTGAGAGGTCGCCTCCTCCGGGCCGTTACTGGGCAGGGCAATGACCTGGGCACTCATCAGGGCTTCCATCTCTTCAAAAAAGGGACAGGTCTCAGGTGGGTGGCCACTCTTGACTTTCCGATAGTTCTTCTGGAGACCTTTGAACTTGGTCCTGCACTGCTCCAGGGTCCGGAGGAACCCAAACTCCCGGAGCCGCTCCGCCACAGCCCCGTACACTTGGCTGTTTCGATGACAGTTTCGGAGAGCCTCATAAAACTCAGGCTGACTGAGAATTGCGAGGAGAGTTCTGGTCTCTTCATGGCCCCAGTGCACACCTGCCACCTTCTCATCCTCAAAGCCCCAGTGATCCTGGTCCACCCAGCCGCTTCTCTCTCTCCTGGATGGTAACAGATCAGCAGGCATTCGTCTGTCTTCTGTGTGACTGCCTCTTGGGAGTTCCTTCTCCTTGGAGCCCAGATCTGGGATCCATGGCTCTCCTTGCTCCAACCTGGAGAccatgctggatttagaacatGGAAATCCTGCTTGCAGGGAAGCAAACAAAGGATATCATAGTTTGGAATGATCACAAAAAAGTATGAATTcagacttgctttttttttaatccaagaagcttataaagaaaagtaagaaaatgttttcagaaagatCAGTGgattgaagaaagtgaggaaaatacataaaacctcaaaaaatgagaaatacttTCCAGAGCCAGGTGACAGAGGAAAGTGTCCTCTTGTGTGTTCAGAGCAGATAATTCTGCTCCAAGTTACTGCTTAGCTCTCCTGACTACTTGTATGCAGGTCCTGGCACTGCTGAAAACAGTCACCTCCTGCCTCCTAGAGAGCTGACTCTTCAACGACATGGGAGTTAATCCGAGCAGAGCTCACAGTAGGCCCTCTGTATCCACGTTCCTCCACGTCTGTAGACTTAACCAACTACAGTACTGTAGTCATTACTATGGAAAGATCGCTGTGTATAAGTGGACCCGTGCAGTTCAGACTCATGTTGTTCAAGGCTCAGCTGTGGTTCTCTACTTGGGACTAGAGAATTAAACTCAAGAGTGATTGCAAGGAAGAGACTGTCTTCAACTGTTCCATTTCTCACACTTTGTCAGTAACTTCTAGAGGCTTTTCCCTCAGTATATAtcctttattcctttatttatgaATGGGCACAGCCCATTcataccagactcctctctccagaACGCAGCACACATTCACCACTCTGCCTTGCCTTTCCTTTAACTCCCTCCCTTCTATGCAAATTTAACCCATTAGTGCCCCCCTGAAGCCTTCCATACAGCCCTCCTTCGTCTCCTGCTCTTTCAACCCCTATTGTACTCACACAACTGAGTAACAAGTCATTGTTTGGCACTGTTTGaatacagttcagttcacatATTTATGTTCACTTTTACATTCTCAATCATACTCTAGGCTCTCTGAGAGGCACCCTTCCTCGTTCCAAGTACCCTGCATGGTGTTACGCATGTTGGTAGGTGTTCAAAACGGATCGATTTTGCAAGTGGGGTTGAGGGACTGCATTTGGATGACTAGACAGAGACCACTACCAGCCTGGCTGGGAAGGCTGGCGTCTGGGATGATAACATCAGAATTCAAAACCACCTCAACAAGTTGAAGTGTTCGAGGAAAACAACGTACAACATGGAACTCAGCAGAGTACAAAGACGAGAAACAAGTTCCACAAAACCAAGTTTAAGAATAAGAACCAGGCACAAAGACAATCAGGAAGAGACCTGGGAGTATCAGGTGAATGATAATCATTAGTTGAGTTATACTGAAAGAAAGTATAATGAAATTCTGAAGTAAAATTCTTAGTCTGCCTCTACCTGCCAGACCCTCACTGgagtaatatatataatttaattctcCACAATTAACACGatgtttgaagaattttccaaaggacAGTAACAAAAACTTACTAGCTCTGAAGAATGGAGCTTCTGGGGAAAAGCTTAAACAAATCTAGTTTaatatggagaaagaaaatgactaAAGGGAAGATAAGCCaagtatagaaaataatttttatctagaAAATTCAGACTTAGTGTCGTCATTACCAGGAGAAAAGAAATTCCAAGTCCTGGTAAAAACTATAGAGAGCCATTCTCTGGCAGACTTACCAAAAGAGGAAGTATAAGAGTACTTATCGCAACAGAGAGCTAAGCTACTTGCCTTCAGGAGGTCCCCAACAGCTGCATGCTCCATTTCCACTCATTCCTGAAATCCATTTCCCACTCACAGCTCCCAACCCTACTTCCCAACTTAGAACGGCATCCTATCTTCCCACATGAATCTACTCCTCACCGCTCCTTTGAAAAGGTCTGAGCTTCTCCTTTGGGTTCATCTGCTCCTGTGGTCCCAGGTCTGGGCTTCTTGCCCTCTCTTTCTTGGGTACACCCCTGGGCTGGGGTTCCACTGACTCCTGCCGAACACTTAATAACTCTTGTGATGATTTCAGGGGTGTCATCTTCTCCAAGCGCACTTCCTGCCCCTTCACAGAGACTGTGACCTGGAAACAACCCCCATGAATTGTCACTGCAAGGTCATAATGAGGGGTATTCCCAGAGGAGTCTAGTTAATATCCCAAAAGAGATCATCCCTTTGGGACATGGCTAGGGTTGGGGTGGTGGTAGGGGGTTGGTTAATAGAACAATGGTCTTTCTTACTCCATTACTGTTAGCTTAGAGCAGCTGGAACTCCAGAACAAAATAGTAAACCCAATTCCACACTAAAAAAGGATTCCCCTCTCATTATGTCGAAAAGTTACATTCAGGTGGCATCTCCCAATAACCTGTCTGAAAAAGTTACCTTTTGAAGGACCAGAAGTAGGAGCATCTAATGGAGACTGTGCCTTAATTTGGCCTTTTATCCTGCCCCTTCCCAGTCACATACTTCTGAATTCCCCCTCCCTGCTCACCGAACGTCCAGGTCTTCCAGGGTCTCTTTCTAAGTCTTCCACCAGAGTCACTgcctcctctccactttctggaCATTGCTTTTGTACCCAGTTCTGGATCTCCCCAGGTAAGACGGTCAGGAACTGCTCTAGCACCAACAATTCTACAATCTGCTCCTTGGTGCGCACCTCTGGCCTTAGCCAACGACAGCAGAGTTCCCAGAGTTGGCTGAAAGCCTCCCGGGGCCCAGCCACCTCCTGATAATGAAATTTCCTGAAGCGCTGTCGGAAGGCCTCAGAGTTAGAGCCATTCCCTCTCAGGGTGGGTTTGGCCATGGTTCACAGCAGGAAGCAGCTTCCCTTCACTTAAAGGTCTAGGTTCCAGGGCTTACACCCATCTTCCCATGTCCTTGGAGAATCACCTGCAGATGAGTCTCTCTCTGTAAGCAGTTTCCTCCTAGGGCAGAGAGAGATGGCACTATCAGAAGGAATGTATGTCTAGGGTCTTGCCAGAGCTGGCCTGACTGCCCATATGCTCCAAGTGGTCACCTGAGGTAGCACCAGCTTCAGGTCAGGAAGTCAAAACAGCATGAAGGTGAGAGACCATTCAAAGGCTGCATTTCTGGGCAACATCCAGGGCAGCCCAGAGAAGCAGCAAAGGATATAAAGTACTGTCTACTCTTCCACCGCCCCCAAATCTGACCCATGGAGCTCCCCTGACCAGTGAGTTCGAACCATTTGGGAGACCTGGAGCTCGGGAGGTTCTAAAGGCAGGTCACCATTCTGCTGAAGGTAACAAAAAGCCTCTGTCCAGCGGGTCGCAGCTGATCTCCGCCGTCCTTCCCCAGGCCCTCACAGCCCGCCCCTCTCCCTGAGACTCCACCACTACCAATTCCCACCCCAAACAAAAATCAAGTACTGAATACTGGGTCTCTGTTTTCCCTCACAGCAAAAGTAAGCGCTCAGTAAACATCCGGGAACTACTGACGGGAAACCTCGCGCATTGAGAGAAGCTGATTTTGGCTCCTGAAGCGAGGTCCGGGTGGGTTTGGGGAGAGTCACACTGAGTTGGTGGAGAGAGGAATTCCGAGCGGGCAGTAGTCATGGGTCTCCTGAGGACGAGTTCGGGTGGTGGCCAGGCGCTCCGAGGTTCGCGAGCGCGGAGCTCAGGTCTAGGAGCGGCGGGTGCGGGGTTCCGGCCTCTTTGTCTTCGTTCCCTCCGGCCAGGTCACTCTCGGAGCCGTCATGAGTCCCTCCAGAGGCCTCCGACCGGACTAAGGCGCCTTGAGGGCACCCTGTGGCACACACCTGAGAGCTTCTTCCTCTCAGGCTATCGCTCAACCCGCTTGCATCTCTGCCCACCGGCCAGCCTCACCCAGTCAGGGTCTGGCTCCAGCCCGGGCTCGCCAGCCTCCCAGTCCAGCTTCCAAACCGGAAGTCCGAGTTGGTGCCTCGGGAGTCAAAGGCGCATGCGCAAGGGCAGCTCCCGCGACTCTTGCGGGGCACCGGCTGCAGCCGGCGAGTGGGCCCTGCTGAGCTCGGCGCACTTCCGGGACGCGGCGCGCCGGCTGCTTTCTGGCCTGTCTCCCCTGCAGTTGTCTCGGCGGGTAAAGTCAGGAAGAACGGTGCGTCCCGGAGACCTGTGCGCGCATAGAGAAGGGAGCGCTCGCCTTCTTGGTCTCCAGCTGAGGCTCTGGAGGAGGGTGCGACGGATATAGGGACTCGAGGTCCGCCGTGGGAATGATCCACGAACTGCTCTTGGCTCTGAGCGGGTACCCAGGGTCCATTTTCACCTGGAACAAGCGGAGTGGCCTCCAGGTACTGTCCGGCTCGGAGCGCGGGAACTAGCGAGCTCGGAACGGGTGGACCTGCGCTAGCGCTTGGGAGGAGGAGTCTGAGGGAGCAAGAAGGCGGGGCTGGCAAGGACCGACCGAGGCGCGGGGGGCGTATCCCTGGACGGGTCACCTGAGGGCTGTGCCCTAGGGGCTTAGGGATGGTTTAGACACCTGGAGAGGGTTGGGCCTAGGCGGAAAGCGGAGGGTGGATCCCTACTGGCTCTGCCTTAGGGGAGGAGGGAATCGCGGACCAGGCCTACGGTTGAAGTGTCTGGGCGAGAGTTGCTGGAGAGCTGGACGTAAAAATGAGAGAGGCCCTTTCTCCCATTTTCATGCTTGCACAACGTTTTAAACTGAGTTTTGAAAGCTAGACCAAATACACAGTGCCTAATATacaatatggagaaggaaatggcaacccactccagtattcttgcctggagaatcccgtggatggagaccggtaggctgcagtccacggggtcgcagagtcagacacgactggagacTTCATTTTCAGTTTACAGTAAGGATTCAGCCAGTTTTGTTGAGTGAAAAAGTGAGTGAGTTCCTTATTACTCCTTGTTGGAAAAATCTCTGCACTCAGAGAATTTGGAGCAGGGGAGGCTTTTCGTGTATCCAGGGATTTCAAGGGGgctatgtatatactatatatatgatTTACCTGTATgctttaatcttcacaaccaccTATCTCTATATCAGAGATTAATTTCCGTTGTCAGGGATCACAGAGAATAAGTTTAGGgtcttgaacccaggtctgtctgacttcagTATTTGAACCACTCTTTTCTACTTCTGCTTCCAGTAATATTATTCTAATCATTTCCATAACTTAGTAACTTACGTATTGTTGGCCTCAGTTTACAAAAGAGCAACCTGGAGCTCAGAGGACTTTATGGTGGCTGGTCTTAAAAAGGCAAGATTTGAATCTAGCTCTGTCTGATCACAAAGTCATGCCTGTTTGTATGAGAATTGGTAGTATAAGCTGTGGAGGAGCAGAAGAATTACATTCTTGGTTTTTACAACTTATACATCAAACAGATTCCTCTTATTATTTCTTTGCACCTGTAAAACTAGCACAATGCCAGGCATGTAGGAGGAAAAGGCTC is a window of Bos indicus isolate NIAB-ARS_2022 breed Sahiwal x Tharparkar chromosome 21, NIAB-ARS_B.indTharparkar_mat_pri_1.0, whole genome shotgun sequence DNA encoding:
- the ZSCAN29 gene encoding zinc finger and SCAN domain-containing protein 29 isoform X1, with product MAKPTLRGNGSNSEAFRQRFRKFHYQEVAGPREAFSQLWELCCRWLRPEVRTKEQIVELLVLEQFLTVLPGEIQNWVQKQCPESGEEAVTLVEDLERDPGRPGRSVTVSVKGQEVRLEKMTPLKSSQELLSVRQESVEPQPRGVPKKERARSPDLGPQEQMNPKEKLRPFQRSGFPCSKSSMVSRLEQGEPWIPDLGSKEKELPRGSHTEDRRMPADLLPSRRERSGWVDQDHWGFEDEKVAGVHWGHEETRTLLAILSQPEFYEALRNCHRNSQVYGAVAERLREFGFLRTLEQCRTKFKGLQKNYRKVKSGHPPETCPFFEEMEALMSAQVIALPSNGPEEATSHSGLGGSDAETKEPEQEGWHHEGGEEATAEESDSDEVGQEATPRDPDSSTTPVLFRSPSGVHWGYEETKTYLGILSETQFYEALRNCHRNSQLYGAVAERLWEYGFLRTPEQCRTKFKSLQTSYRKVKNGQAPETCPFFEEMDALVNARVAARPSDGQEEETALCPMQETSEAEAEKQAEPAVEAIEDDSEDDEEDPEIPPEALTRAPVLFQSPSGFEAGFENEENLKRDISEEVQLHKTLLARSERKIPRHLNQSKSNESECRSGRQWENTLGEKKGKPTFPESLGKVPSHQRPYLGERPYKYLRYSKSFGPNSHPMHQLAHQVENPYKCADCGKSFSRSARLIRHRRIHTGEKPYQCLDCGKSFRDSSNFITHRRIHTGEKPYECGECGKRFNQSSSLIIHQRTHTGEKPYQCEECGKSFNNSSHFSAHRRIHTGERPHVCPDCGKSFSKSSDLRAHHRTHTGEKPYGCQDCGKCFSKSSALNKHREIHTREKLLSQPAPK
- the ZSCAN29 gene encoding zinc finger and SCAN domain-containing protein 29 isoform X2, translating into MSRKWRGGSDSGGRLRKRPWKTWTFGFPCSKSSMVSRLEQGEPWIPDLGSKEKELPRGSHTEDRRMPADLLPSRRERSGWVDQDHWGFEDEKVAGVHWGHEETRTLLAILSQPEFYEALRNCHRNSQVYGAVAERLREFGFLRTLEQCRTKFKGLQKNYRKVKSGHPPETCPFFEEMEALMSAQVIALPSNGPEEATSHSGLGGSDAETKEPEQEGWHHEGGEEATAEESDSDEVGQEATPRDPDSSTTPVLFRSPSGVHWGYEETKTYLGILSETQFYEALRNCHRNSQLYGAVAERLWEYGFLRTPEQCRTKFKSLQTSYRKVKNGQAPETCPFFEEMDALVNARVAARPSDGQEEETALCPMQETSEAEAEKQAEPAVEAIEDDSEDDEEDPEIPPEALTRAPVLFQSPSGFEAGFENEENLKRDISEEVQLHKTLLARSERKIPRHLNQSKSNESECRSGRQWENTLGEKKGKPTFPESLGKVPSHQRPYLGERPYKYLRYSKSFGPNSHPMHQLAHQVENPYKCADCGKSFSRSARLIRHRRIHTGEKPYQCLDCGKSFRDSSNFITHRRIHTGEKPYECGECGKRFNQSSSLIIHQRTHTGEKPYQCEECGKSFNNSSHFSAHRRIHTGERPHVCPDCGKSFSKSSDLRAHHRTHTGEKPYGCQDCGKCFSKSSALNKHREIHTREKLLSQPAPK